The following proteins are co-located in the Callithrix jacchus isolate 240 chromosome 10, calJac240_pri, whole genome shotgun sequence genome:
- the HRAS gene encoding GTPase HRas, translating into MTEYKLVVVGAGGVGKSALTIQLIQNHFVDEYDPTIEDSYRKQVVIDGETCLLDILDTAGQEEYSAMRDQYMRTGEGFLCVFAINNTKSFEDIHQYREQIKRVKDSDDVPMVLVGNKCDLAARTVESRQAQDLARSYGIPYIETSAKTRQGVEDAFYTLVREIRQHKLRKLNPPDESGPGCMSCKCVLS; encoded by the exons ATGACAGAATATAAGCTCGTGGTGGTGGGCGCCGGTGGCGTGGGAAAGAGTGCCCTGACCATCCAGCTGATCCAGAACCACTTCGTGGATGAATATGACCCCACGATAGAG GACTCCTACCGGAAGCAGGTGGTCATTGATGGGGAGACATGCCTGCTGGACATCCTGGACACGGCCGGCCAGGAGGAGTACAGCGCCATGCGGGACCAGTACATGCGCACTGGGGAGGGCTTCCTGTGTGTCTTCGCCATCAACAACACCAAGTCCTTCGAGGACATCCACCAGTACAG GGAGCAGATCAAGCGGGTGAAGGACTCAGACGACGTGCCCATGGTGCTGGTGGGGAACAAGTGTGACCTGGCTGCACGCACCGTGGAGTCTCGGCAGGCTCAGGACCTCGCCCGAAGCTATGGCATCCCCTACATCGAGACCTCGGCCAAAACGCGGCAG GGAGTGGAGGATGCTTTTTACACGCTGGTGCGTGAGATTCGGCAGCACAAGCTGCGGAAGCTGAACCCTCCCGACGAAAGTGGCCCCGGCTGCATGAGCTGCAAGTGTGTGCTCTCCTGA